One genomic segment of Thunnus albacares chromosome 18, fThuAlb1.1, whole genome shotgun sequence includes these proteins:
- the LOC122968758 gene encoding uncharacterized protein LOC122968758, with product MNIYKIPVEVALMHKAADGPESVGKFATVSLLDWYYLDQDLILVTERPVPSEVLTTYLDSQGGIIEEQEAKTFLNQLLDTTVEMHRKGVFHRDIKSENILVEIGSSVLCVRLMNFGCGSFVQERPHHTFSGTLACAPPEWYGFRNSTMGILCGKMQLSRDSATQLSQENKSKSTESGSVSRKRKASIDLEAPEKRHKHSCKTTNTSEPSYVLLEEVSTGGGKREALNKSFLGRDTRPVPVAVPVAAPAAAPVAAVPAVPGAVATGVEEAKEKPTLNERSPRRDTGPVPIAAQAAANARKCLQRMSRSY from the exons ATGAAC ATCTACAAGATCCCTGTAGAAGTGGCACTCATGCACAAAGCTGCAGACGGACCGGAGTCAGTCGGGAAGTTTGCCACCGTCTCCCTCTTAGACTGGTACTATCTGGACCAGGATCTTATCTTAGTCACAGAAAGACCAGTTCCCTCTGAAGTCCTCACAACGTACCTTGATTCCCAAGGAGGCATTATTGAGGAACAAGAGGCTAAG ACCTTCCTGAATCAGTTGCTGGATACAACTGTCGAAATGCACCGTAAAGGTGTGTTTCACCGGGAcataaaatcagaaaacatcCTGGTTGAAATTGGCTCCAGTGTCCTGTGTGTCCGCCTGATGAACTTTGGATGTGGCAGTTTTGTTCAGGAGAGACCCCACCATACTTTCTCTG GTACCCTTGCATGTGCCCCTCCAGAGTGGTAT GGTTTCAGAAACAGCACCATGGGCATACTGTGCGGCAAAATGCAACTCAGCAGGGACTCAGCAACACAGCTATCCCAAG aaaacaaaagcaaaagcacTGAGTCAGGCAGTGTGAGCAGAAAAAGAAAGGCCAGTATTGACCTGGAGGCTCCAGAGAAGAGGCACAAGCATAGCTGCAAAACCACTAACACCAGTGAACCCAGCTACGTGTTGTTGGAGGAGGTCAGCACAGGAGGAGGCAAAAGAGAAGCACTGAACAAGAGCTTCCTGGGAAGAGATACAAGGCCAGTACCAGTAGCAGTACCAGTAGCAGCACCAGCAGCGGCACCAGTAGCAGCAGTCCCAGCAGTACCAGGAGCTGTTGCTACTGGTGTAGAGGAGGCAAAAGAAAAGCCAACACTGAACGAGAGATCCCCAAGAAGAGATACAGGGCCAGTACCAATAGCAGCACAAGCAGCAGCAAATGCAAGGAAGTGTCTGCAGAGGATGTCCAGGAGCTACTAA
- the LOC122968752 gene encoding tripartite motif-containing protein 16-like has product MAQQRMDQEKLCCSICLDLLKDPVTIPCGHNYCMNCIKSYWDGDDQKKICSCPQCRNTFRPRPVLVKNTMLADLVEELKKTGLQAAPPDHCYAGPEDVACDFCTGRKLKALKSCLQCLVSYCEQHLQPHYESPAFEKHKLVDPSKKLHENICSHHGKIMKIFCRTDQKCICYLCSMDEHKGHDTVSAAAGRNEKQKELKASQQKIKKRIQDREKDVKMLQQEVETINNSADQAVRDSENIFNELIRLIEKRSSDVKQQIRSQQKTEVSRAKELQKKLQQEITDLRRKDAELVQLSHTGDHSQFLQKYASLSQISKSTDSPRIHNRPLSYFENVAAAVSGVRDKLEGILSEVWTKISSTEIEVDVLLPQSEFRTRGEFLQYSQQITMDPSTANTELILSEGNRKVTVKELTLSTAVGWVIKSFVNQPETSAFQKLQVLSRESLSERCYWEVEWSGEEVSIAVTYNNIRRTQEESEFGQNDKSWALHCVNKKYTLRHDKRNAYIVCRPSRVGVYLDQRAGILSFYSVSDTMTLLHRVQTTFTQPLYAGLKLVYDATVELCEFE; this is encoded by the coding sequence ATGGCGCAGCAAAGAATGGACCAAGAAAAACTCTGCTGTTCGATCTGTTTGGATCTTCTGAAGGATCCagtgactattccctgtggacacaactactgtatgaactgtattaAAAGCTACTGGGATGGAGACGATCAGAAGAAAATCTGCAGCTGTCCTCAGTGCAGAAACACCTTCAGACCcaggcctgtcctggtgaaaaacaccatgttagcagatttagtggaggagctgaagaagactggactccaagctgctccaCCTGATCACTGCTATGCCGGACCTGAAGATGTTGCCTGTGATTTCTGTACTGGGAGAAAACTGAAAGCTCTCAAGTCCTGTCTGCAGTGTCTGGTCTCTTACTGTGAGCAACACCTCCAGCCTCACTATGAATCTCCTGCCTTtgaaaaacacaagctggtcgacccctccaaGAAGCTTCatgagaacatctgctctcatCATGGTAAAATTATGAAGATTTTCTGCCGCACTGATCAAAAATGTATCTGTTATCTGTGCTCaatggatgaacataaaggccatgACACAGTTTCTGCTGCAGCAGGGAGGAATGAGAAGCAGAAAGAGTTAAAGGCTAGTCAGCAAAAAATCAAGaagagaatccaggacagagaaaaagatgtgaaGATGCTTCAGCAGGAGGTGGAGACCATCAATAATTCTGCTGATCAAGCAGTGAGGGACAGCGAGAATATCTTCAATGAGTTGATCCGTCTGAttgagaaaagaagctctgatgtgaagcagcagatcagatcccagcagaaaactgaagtgagtcggGCGAAAGAGCTTCAGaagaagctgcagcaggagatcactgatcTGAGGAGGAAAGATGCTGAACTGgtgcagctctcacacacaggaGATCACAGTCAGTTTCTCCAAAAGTACGCCTCACTGTCACAAATCAGTAAATCTACAGACTCACCCAGAATCCATAACCGTCCTCTGAGCTACTTTGAGAATGTGGCTGCGGCTGTGTCTGGGGTCAGAGATAAGCTAGAGGGCATTCTTAGTGAGGTATGGACCAAGATCTCATCAACAGAGATTGAAGTGGATGTTTTACTGCCACAGTCAGAGTTCAGAACCAGAGGTGAATTCCTACAATATTCACAACAGATCACGATGGATCCAAGCACAGCAAACACAGAGTTGATATTATCTGAAGGGAACAGAAAAGTAACAGTAAAGGAACTAACATTATCAACTGCAGTGGGTTGGGTAATAAAGTCATTTGTTAATCAGCCAGAAACATCTGCTTTTCAGAAGCTacaggtcctgagtagagagagtctgagtgaacgttgttactgggaggttgAGTGGAGCGGAGAAGAAGTTTCAATCGCAGTCACATACAATAATATTAGAAGAACACAAGAAGAAAGTGAATTTGGACAAAATGACAAGTCTTGGGCATTACATTGTgtcaacaaaaaatatacattgaGACATGACAAAAGAAACGCTTATATTGTCTGTCGGccctccagagtaggagtgtacctggatcaaagagcaggtattctgtccttctacagcgtctctgacaccatgactctcctccacagagtccagaccacattcactcagccgCTCTATGCTGGGTTAAAGCTTGTTTATGATGCCACAGTTGAGTTGTGTGAGTTTGAGTAG